The genomic stretch GCTAAGATAGGGATTGTTGTTCCTTATTTGATGCTGGTTGTTACTCTATTTTGCTTCTGCGTGCAATCCCAGAAAAGATTGTTGTTCCTTTTTTTAAGCTGATTGGTTGGCTTTTTTTTCAAGAttgcgttgagataaatcatcttggtaggagatgtggggggtattattgtccatcctgaaaatgtgacaccaggcattcaccagtttgcttttAATAGTAGAGATACCTAAAATCTTGGCGGTAAATATTTTGGAGATTAGATTTAATAGAGTTTCCCAACAGAAACTAAAATATGCATCGGTCCAAACATATGTAACCCTTTGGAGTCAAAGATACAATTGCTATGGTGGTAAATGGTAAAATTAGTGCCGCTTTTAGTATATGTAATCATGCTTTCGGCCCATCCAAATTGAGTGCTAAAGCGTGTATGTAAATGAATCATCGATTACATTGTTCAATAAGTAAAGGCAACATTATTGAGCTATTTTGACATACAATACAATATTATTatttatttaaattattttcaaatctaTTTTTAGGCAATTATTTGAATCGAAGAGGAGGTACTTTTCTGAATTGCATTAGCCGTGAATATGACTCTGGTTGGTACCACCAGTAGTAACTTTTTGTTCTTTTTTGAAACTTGGTACTGTAGTAGATTCGTGTTGCGCCTCGTGTCGAGTCCAAGCAAAATTCCAGTCTACCCCCAAACGCATCACATCGCCACTACTATAAAACATGCGCACACATCTGCCCCGTCGGAGCGCCACCGTTCCGCCGCCGCGACCGCGATGGCGTACCGCCGGAAGCCACAGCCGCAGCCGCCCTCCGAGCACCAGCACCCGCAGCCCGTGAGCCCTTCCTCGCCGTCGCAGGAGTCCCTCGCCGCCCAGGCCATGCGCGCGTCCGCCGCCCACCGCGacgcctcctccctctcctccgcctactccTCCTCGGCCGCCTCTGCGGCCGCGGCCGCTCGCCGGAGCCACGAGCCCTCCGTCTCCACCCCTTCCCCTGTAAGTTCGGCCAGCCTCTCACTTCCCCCTCTGCGGTCGTCGCCTCTCGATGCGCTGCCGGATCTGGTCCGATCGGCGGTTCCGGCGTTGACGGTTCTTCGGATATGTTATGGGGATCCGATTTTAGAGTGATTAGCGACGGATGGCTTCGTGTTTGGGCGGACCGACTAACCTTTCGATTAGACCTGAATTGGCGTTGAACTCGTCCTGCTTGACTTCTAGACAGTTGTTGGATTGCTTATGTTCGTTCGTTGGGGGCCCTTGAAATGGTCAAAATTGTTCATTCTGAGTGTGACGAGTTGATGCTCATCggtgacttttttttttgagcgtAGGATTCTTCCAGCTATGGGTACACATCCATGAAGAGCTTGAACGAGGACAAGTACGGATTCTGGGGGACGCTGGCTCGGAAAGCAAAGTCATTCATTGACGAGGATGGTTCGCCCGGGCAATATGATTCCCCGGAGAGACAGCAGCTGCCCAGACATGGTCCATCACCAGGTATCCAGGTGAGGGCTTCTATCTTGTAGTTACTTAACTCAACTCTAAGGTACACGAATTTATTTCATTTAATGTGTACTCGATCATCCCTTCAATACATATTACTACTAGTACAGTCTCAAGTTTGACTTCTCAAGTGAATATTAACAATGGCAAAGCTTTCTTATCTGTACTGTGGTCTTACATCATGTTTAGTACATTTTTGGTTTTATAGTACAATCTTCCCCTTGTAATCTTGTGTAATTAATTATCATAATTACACGCAGTTTGCTTTGAAACTGCTCATTTGGCTCATCAACAATCTTTACTGATGTCACAGATACCACACTCGCCACAGCCACCAGCAGACACATGGAAATCCGATACACCTCCATCTCAGAAGAGGTCTGAGGTCTTAGCTTCCTCCCTTAACTATATTGGTGGCACAATAAAGAGTGCCCTCGAAGTAAGTTCATCttcaaaaatatgttttttttcttcctttctgaAAGTTGATCTTAAACTATATCTGTCAACATCAATGCTACCTTTCACAGTTGATGTGGGAAGGCAATTCCTTTGCTTTTGTTTAGAACCTAGAAATTATGAAGCATTTTAACCTGTCAGTATATGTCTGACAAGAGCAAGTAGGGCCGCATTTGTTATTTTACGAGAGCTTAATCAAATTATTCTATGTGTATGTTCATTCTTCATATCAGTTTCCCATGTTGACCCAGCTTGTTATTTATTCCAGGAAGGTCGGACCATTGTAGAGAATAAAACAGCTGACATTATTCAAGAGACACGAAAGCTGAACATAAGGCGGAAAGGATCTGGTCTAAATCCACAAGGAGAAGCTTCTCACAAATTTGCTCAcagaaattttcttcaaaatcCACTGGATCACGAAACTCAATTGAAGGCATCTCGCGACGTAAGGTGGCAAATAAGTGTCACTAGATATGTTGTTTCAGTGCTCCATTTTGCATTTTTGTTTTTGGAAAGTTTTGCAACTGTTTAGTCTACTGCAACTGCTCAAGTGTGTTTTGATTGGCTGCTTTCAGAAACACCTCTGTTTATGAGGTGGCGAAAAAGATTcaacaaaatgaaaaaaaaaatcagcatttCTTCCCTATTTTTCTTTACCTGAGTAGGCATCAGCTCAGTAGGACTGAGTTATTAATTGCTCCATCTTTTGCTGTTACAGGTTGCAAATGCTATGTCAGCAAAAGCAAAGCTGTTATTACGTGAACTGAAGACTGTGAAGGCAGATTTAGCTTTTGCAAAGGAGCGCTGTGCTCAGCTTGAGGACGAGAATAAAATGTTACGGGAAAGTCAAGACAATGGTGATAATCCAGAAGACGATGATCTGGTTAGTGTTATTCTTAAAATTGAACGAGAGAAACTAACTATTTTTTCTGACTGAAATCCACCAGCCTCTTGTTATGTCAAAAATAAATTAGCTACTTCTGTATGCTGATAATCATTTGGAAATCATGTAGTAATCATTAGGTCGTTGCTCATTTAATAACGTTATCATGAAATTGTCTTTATAATAATGCAGCAGCTGCAATTCTATTGCTGGCCCCCCAAGGGTTTGGAGCTTGTTATTTGCTACAAAGTATTATTAGATTTCCTTTCCTGCTAAAGACATTGTGCGCTGATAATTATAAGGAAATCATGCCAAGACTAAGTGAACAATCCTCATAGTTCACGAGTTGTCGTTAGTTCTATGCCCAACTGAGTGTATCTTTAAACTTTGTCTGGAGGGCAGCTGCTGCAATTCTATGGCTAGTTCTCAGGGTCTAGGACTTGACATTTGATCAAACAACAATGAAAAAGTGCTGGAATCACAACTTTGTGTAACTCTGACCAATAGCTTATCAAAGtcaatatattttaaaattagaAATAAGAAAGAAGTGGGACTTGTCACATTGACATTGGTTAACCATGTATATATTCTGCTTCTTTGCAGATCCGCCTACAATTAGAGACACTATTAGCTGAGAAGGCGCGACTTGCACATGAGAACTCGGTGTATGCTCGAGAAAATAGATTCCTGCGAGAAATTGTAGAGTACCACCAACTTACTATGCAGGATGTCATTTATGTGGATGAAGGCATCGAAGAGGTCAGTGAGGTGTACCCTACTCAAGTACTGCCACCAGCGTCTGCTCGCACTGGGTCGGGCAACGGTCGGGCATCAACTGCAGCGACACTTAAGCATATCAACTCATCTCCGGCCTCCAGTTCCGTTGTGCCA from Lolium rigidum isolate FL_2022 chromosome 4, APGP_CSIRO_Lrig_0.1, whole genome shotgun sequence encodes the following:
- the LOC124708022 gene encoding uncharacterized protein LOC124708022, which translates into the protein MAYRRKPQPQPPSEHQHPQPVSPSSPSQESLAAQAMRASAAHRDASSLSSAYSSSAASAAAAARRSHEPSVSTPSPDSSSYGYTSMKSLNEDKYGFWGTLARKAKSFIDEDGSPGQYDSPERQQLPRHGPSPGIQIPHSPQPPADTWKSDTPPSQKRSEVLASSLNYIGGTIKSALEEGRTIVENKTADIIQETRKLNIRRKGSGLNPQGEASHKFAHRNFLQNPLDHETQLKASRDVANAMSAKAKLLLRELKTVKADLAFAKERCAQLEDENKMLRESQDNGDNPEDDDLIRLQLETLLAEKARLAHENSVYARENRFLREIVEYHQLTMQDVIYVDEGIEEVSEVYPTQVLPPASARTGSGNGRASTAATLKHINSSPASSSVVPESCLLSPPSPNSLPRASSLSK